One stretch of Daphnia pulicaria isolate SC F1-1A chromosome 8, SC_F0-13Bv2, whole genome shotgun sequence DNA includes these proteins:
- the LOC124311296 gene encoding transmembrane protein 231-like → MVTKHGKQFQTSRVAMALLTFYSTPLVREYQSTLISRACFFASLCFLVCVFSPLLVAYSSHGFWVKHNVHREQPDVRFKYQALLLARSPSSDVTWSTFTEYNSLTSQYLHFPSITVMEKDEDDDGLMDGLDLSLELETNQTIHFIQLFLIFSYRLKDISSITMESLAVIQYNSGIPLTGLHYVGDLQWLQKRMLNYRQSDNRYNQTVMGQFEISDLLRAYNERDYGTETRNGHYSPIYGPSDGLLRVHSYIRYTEAVLEYTPGLWNVLKWAWIQYASILLIFSYVVGIFKNVVFGQQMIPTWNEKRIKTVSHNFK, encoded by the exons ATGGTTACCAAACATGGCAAACAATTCCAAACAAGCCGTGTGGCAATGGCATTATTAACGTTCTACTCAACTCCTCTTGTACGAGAATATCAATCGACTTTGATTTCACGTGCCTGTTTTTTCGCGTCCTTATGTTTTCTAGTGTGCGTATTTTCTCCTTTATTAGTTGCCTACAGTAGTCATGGATTTTGGGTAAAACATAATGTGCATCGAGAACAACCGGATGTCCGCTTCAAGTACCAGGCATTACTTTTGGCTCGTTCACCATCCAGCGACGTTACGTGGAGCACTTTCACCGAATATAATTCACTCACTAGTCAATATTTGCATTTTCCATCAATAACT GTTatggaaaaagatgaagatgacgacGGACTTATGGATGGACTAGATTTGAGTTTGGAACTGGAGACTaatcaaacaattcatttcattcagttatttttaatattttcttacCGATTAAAA GATATCTCATCCATAACTATGGAATCATTGGCCGTGATTCAATATAATTCTGGCATTCCGTTAACTGGATTGCACTACGTAGGGGATTTACAATGGCTGCAGAAGCGAATGCTCAATTACCGACAGTCAGACAACCGTTATAATCAAACCGTAATGGGACAATTTGAAATCTCCGATTTGCTTCGAGCTTACAACGAACGTGACT aTGGAACCGAAACCCGTAATGGGCACTATTCTCCGATTTACGGTCCATCCGATGGCTTATTGCGAGTCCACAGTTACATTCGATACACGGAAGCGGTTCTGGAATATACGCCTGGCCTCTGGAATGTTCTCAAGTGGGCTTGGATCCAGTACGCTTCCATTCTGTTGATTTTCTCCTATGTAGTAGGTATTTTCAAGAACGTCGTTTTCGGCCAACAGATGATTCCAACATGGAATGAAAAACGTATAAAAACTGTCAGCcataattttaaatga
- the LOC124311458 gene encoding vacuolar protein-sorting-associated protein 25-like, translating into MEFSWPWEYDFPPFFTLQPNLDTLRKQLEAWRKLVLDYCRHNKIFVLDVQESISLFQNKAIDRQLSTEGINRVLESLLEYNQIEWCDKAKKQCLVYWKNPQEWGNLIYRYASDKGMTNTVCTFYELTAGDDVQNEEFAGMDQSLLVKALKTLEATNKAEIIMFGGNEGVKFF; encoded by the exons ATGGAATTTTCATGGCCTTGGGAGTACGATTTCCCCCCATTCTTCAC CTTACAGCCAAATTTGGATACTCTGAGAAAACAACTAGAGGCATGGCGTAAACTTGTGCTCGATTATTGTCgtcataacaaaatttttgtcCTTGATGTCCAAGAGTCAATTTCACTGTTTCAGAACAAAGCCATAGACa GACAGCTTTCTACTGAAGGAATCAACCGAGTGCTAGAGAGTTTGCTTGAATACAACCAAATAGAATGGTGTGACAAGGCCAAAAAGCAATGTCTTGTCTATTGGAAGAATCCTCAAGAATGGGGGAACTTAATCTACCGCTATGCTTCAGACAAGGGAATGACCAATACAGTCTGCACCTTTTACGAATTGACTGCTGGTGATGATGTTCAAAATGAAG aatttGCTGGTATGGATCAATCCTTGCTAGTAAAAGCTTTAAAGACACTTGAGGCAACAAATAAAGCTGAAATAATTATGTTTGGTGGAAATGAAGGTGTaaaatttttctga
- the LOC124311439 gene encoding NEDD8-conjugating enzyme UBE2F-like, with product MITLTKRLKKEAENRNNSSTPVKHEHPAPKRISIRDKLLVKEVQEMEQTIPSTCRVKFENPDALHEFSVIIQPDEGFWKSGKFLFHVVINEDYNISPPIVKCLTKLWHPNISEEGEICLSLLRQNSIDGLGWAPTRKLKDVVWGLNSLFTDLLNFEDPLNIEAAEHYRKDRSSFEVKVREYVNQFAKR from the exons ATGATTACTTTAACTAAAAGACTCAAAAAGGAAGCAGAAAACAGAAATAACAGTAGTACACCAGTAAAACATGAACATCCTGCTCCTAAAAGAATTAGCATCAGGGACAAGCTTCTTGTTAAAGAG GTTCAGGAAATGGAACAGACCATTCCTTCCACATGCAGAGTAAAGTTTGAGAATCCTGATGCTCTCCATGAATTCTCTGTGATCATTCAACCTGACGAGGGTTTCTGGAAAAGTGGAAAGTTTCTCTTTCATGTTGTCATCAATGAAGATTACAACATTTCA cCTCCTATAGTAAAATGCCTGACAAAACTCTGGCATCCAAACATTAGTGAAGAAGGTGAAATCTGTCTCAGCCTTTTGAGACAGAATTCTATTGATGGGCTAGGATGGGCCCCTACTAGAAAGTTAAAAGATGTTGTATGGGGTCTGAATTCTCTCTTCACT gaCTTGTTAAATTTCGAAGATCCTTTGAATATTGAAGCCGCAGAGCATTACCGGAAAGATCGTTCTTCTTTTGAAGTTAAAGTACGCGAATACGTGAATCAGTTCGCAAAGCGATGA
- the LOC124311499 gene encoding uncharacterized protein LOC124311499: MAPSGMTNASLAGVCAAFAGICAKFALSPENPQVLVRILDPYIPPSYNSWMIRGFFALATLTFNSLMLTLTAKALQLCPTTVQSVVTTSAVNFLVTGILGTVFLGEYVGFIGIIGMIFIQVGVLIISNEKEKVD, from the exons ATGGCTCCCAGTGGTATGACTAATGCTTCTTTAGCTGGAGTTTGTGCAGCTTTTGCTGGAATATGTGCCAAATTTGCGCTTTCACCGGAGAACCCTCAAGTACTTGTCCGAATCTTGGATCCTTACATTCCACCATCCTAT AACTCATGGATGATTAGAGGCTTTTTTGCATTAGCTACACTCACCTTCAACTCTCTGATGCTTACGTTGACTGCCAAGGCACTGCAGTTGTGTCCAACGACAGTTCAATCAGTTGTGACAACTTCAGCTGTAAATTTCCTAGTCACA GGAATCTTGGGGACGGTGTTCCTTGGAGAGTATGTTGGTTTCATCGGAATTATTGGAATGATTTTCATTCAAGTAGGGGTTCTGATAATAAGtaatgaaaaggaaaaggtaGACTGA